A window of Sphingorhabdus lacus contains these coding sequences:
- the thiL gene encoding thiamine-phosphate kinase gives MTTESTFINLMRAMASDPAARDLLDDCAVINLGSDTLILTHDMMAEDVHWLSSADPADVAWKLVASNLSDLAAKGARPLGVLLGFMLGDDSWDRKFAAGLQTALVHFDVPLLGGDTVTNRGDKRALGLTAIGAATCTPVPSRSGARPGDFIYVTGTLGDGLAGFELIEAGFDEVGPLAIAYNRPEPRLCEGQRLAPKVHAMMDVSDGLLLDTERLASASKVEIAIDLARIPLSPTYISYRGDALESRMQAASWGDDYQLLFAVSPEIELPVAATQVGHVGEGTGLSLYEGERRIALPPSLGYQHQ, from the coding sequence ATGACCACCGAATCCACCTTCATCAACCTTATGCGCGCAATGGCAAGTGACCCTGCGGCACGGGACTTGCTCGACGATTGTGCGGTAATCAATCTTGGTTCGGATACACTCATACTGACCCATGACATGATGGCGGAAGATGTTCATTGGTTGTCGAGCGCCGATCCAGCCGATGTGGCTTGGAAGCTTGTTGCTTCAAACCTTTCGGACCTTGCTGCCAAAGGTGCCCGACCTTTGGGCGTGTTGCTGGGATTCATGTTGGGCGATGATTCCTGGGATCGTAAATTTGCGGCAGGCCTCCAAACTGCGTTAGTTCATTTCGATGTCCCTTTGTTGGGCGGTGATACAGTTACAAATCGCGGTGACAAACGGGCCTTGGGGCTGACCGCCATCGGTGCGGCAACCTGCACCCCTGTTCCCTCGCGCAGCGGTGCGCGGCCAGGTGACTTTATCTACGTGACAGGGACTTTGGGCGATGGGTTGGCCGGCTTTGAACTGATCGAGGCCGGATTTGATGAAGTCGGACCTTTGGCTATTGCCTATAATCGACCAGAGCCCAGACTGTGCGAAGGACAGAGATTAGCACCTAAGGTACATGCAATGATGGATGTATCGGATGGGCTCTTGCTTGACACCGAACGGTTGGCGTCGGCGAGTAAAGTCGAGATTGCGATAGACCTTGCCCGCATACCTTTGTCGCCGACTTATATCAGCTATCGTGGCGATGCCTTGGAAAGCCGGATGCAAGCGGCAAGTTGGGGGGATGATTACCAACTGCTTTTTGCGGTTTCGCCCGAAATAGAGTTGCCAGTTGCCGCCACCCAGGTCGGACATGTGGGTGAAGGCACCGGCCTTTCCCTTTACGAAGGGGAGCGACGAATAGCTTTGCCGCCGTCACTTGGCTATCAGCATCAGTGA
- a CDS encoding DUF2332 domain-containing protein, producing MADSFGKGVLDDQRVAEGIKFQAEHCRRNGAPVTARIVEAQLALMASDTLCGKRIAHWPGLPLEDAMPLRLAGGFHHLLLTGADSRLLPVYSGHVSNQVEVDAIVVAVTSDHDQRLLPWLDGPPQTNEAGRSASFMAGLLWLSDKIGSRFELNEIGASAGINTMMERYHYNLGGVEAGPESSPMRIKPEWRGSPPPKAEVEIVHISGCDQSPVDLSDSDAALRVKSYVWPENAGRLERMDAAILLAAQKRPDVVKSDALDWVLKRLSAPQDAGVARVFNHSIVWQYIPAERRAAITDAIEAHGRNATAERPLVWMMLETNRETFKHELQIRYWPGPPQWHLLAEAQAHGTWVEWLEN from the coding sequence ATGGCAGACTCATTCGGTAAAGGTGTTTTGGATGACCAAAGGGTCGCCGAAGGCATAAAGTTTCAAGCAGAGCACTGCCGTCGAAACGGTGCGCCGGTCACCGCCCGCATCGTTGAAGCGCAGTTGGCATTGATGGCAAGCGATACCTTATGCGGCAAACGGATCGCACATTGGCCTGGCTTGCCCTTGGAGGACGCGATGCCTTTAAGACTTGCCGGCGGCTTCCACCATTTGCTGCTAACTGGCGCAGATTCCCGCCTTTTACCTGTTTATAGCGGGCATGTTTCAAATCAGGTGGAGGTGGACGCCATCGTTGTTGCTGTCACCAGCGATCATGATCAGCGGCTTTTACCTTGGCTGGATGGACCGCCCCAGACCAACGAAGCAGGCCGATCGGCGAGCTTCATGGCAGGCCTGCTTTGGCTTTCAGATAAAATCGGGTCGCGCTTCGAACTCAACGAGATCGGAGCGAGCGCTGGCATCAATACAATGATGGAGCGATACCACTATAATCTGGGTGGCGTTGAAGCCGGTCCGGAATCCTCACCTATGCGAATCAAGCCGGAATGGCGGGGCTCACCGCCTCCGAAGGCCGAGGTCGAGATTGTTCATATATCGGGTTGTGACCAATCCCCAGTTGACCTGTCCGATTCTGACGCCGCATTACGTGTCAAAAGCTATGTTTGGCCGGAAAATGCGGGAAGGCTGGAGCGAATGGACGCAGCCATCCTGCTCGCTGCGCAGAAACGACCAGATGTTGTCAAATCTGATGCGCTAGACTGGGTTTTGAAAAGGCTATCGGCACCTCAGGATGCGGGTGTGGCGCGCGTTTTCAACCACAGCATTGTCTGGCAATATATCCCAGCCGAACGCCGTGCCGCTATTACCGACGCGATTGAAGCCCATGGACGGAACGCAACAGCCGAACGCCCGCTCGTTTGGATGATGCTGGAAACGAACCGCGAAACATTCAAACATGAACTGCAAATACGCTATTGGCCCGGGCCGCCGCAGTGGCATCTTCTTGCCGAAGCCCAAGCCCACGGCACGTGGGTCGAGTGGCTAGAAAATTAG
- a CDS encoding helix-turn-helix transcriptional regulator — protein sequence MLSRTYRPSADLAPYIRRFYVFEAPLPDGAVVEDFLLAETAFVRCLLRGDWSAETKPGEWNTAGNIVFFGANSGPLKVRVKGGFAVTGFAIRPSGWHALFPDPHNLLADDMRPLQQLWGDLADKMIEGVVQATDDKGQLDAMENCIRERLKMFPGHLPDPQMAQFEIIARTDSTIRIEDAAAQLGLSARQLERRCLAAFGLSPKAILRRSRFLDAATALRGFSSPSEVELGALRYYDQSHMNREFRRYTGMTPRVFANAATPLQTAGLKLREESRYED from the coding sequence ATGCTTTCGCGCACCTATCGGCCGTCAGCTGATCTGGCACCCTATATCCGCCGCTTTTATGTATTTGAGGCGCCGTTACCCGACGGGGCCGTTGTCGAAGATTTCCTGCTCGCGGAAACCGCATTTGTCCGATGCCTTTTGCGCGGTGACTGGTCGGCCGAAACCAAGCCCGGTGAATGGAACACAGCTGGAAATATCGTTTTTTTTGGTGCCAACAGCGGCCCATTGAAAGTGCGTGTAAAAGGCGGCTTTGCTGTCACAGGTTTCGCTATTCGTCCGAGCGGATGGCATGCTCTGTTTCCGGATCCGCATAATCTGCTCGCTGACGATATGCGCCCACTTCAACAATTATGGGGTGATCTGGCCGACAAGATGATTGAAGGTGTAGTGCAGGCGACTGACGACAAAGGCCAGTTGGATGCCATGGAAAATTGTATCCGTGAGCGGCTAAAAATGTTTCCGGGCCATTTGCCCGACCCTCAGATGGCGCAGTTTGAAATCATTGCGCGTACCGATAGTACCATTCGGATCGAGGATGCCGCGGCTCAACTGGGGTTGTCGGCCCGTCAACTGGAACGACGTTGTCTCGCTGCCTTTGGCCTTTCGCCAAAGGCCATCCTTCGGCGTAGCCGTTTTTTGGATGCCGCAACCGCATTGCGCGGTTTCAGTAGCCCGAGTGAGGTTGAGTTAGGTGCGCTGCGCTATTATGACCAATCGCATATGAACCGGGAATTCCGGCGATATACGGGGATGACACCACGGGTGTTTGCCAATGCCGCAACACCATTGCAAACTGCCGGCTTAAAGCTGCGTGAAGAAAGCCGGTATGAAGATTAG
- a CDS encoding sodium-translocating pyrophosphatase, with the protein MSLTVIAILCGLLAVVYGFVTSRQVLSASAGNEKMQEIAAAIQEGAQAYLGRQYRTIAIVGVVVAILVALFLGVIPTIGFVIGAVLSGVAGYIGMNISVRANVRTAAAAQTGLQAGLTMAFRAGAITGMLVAGLALLAIAVFFWYLTDIRGFAPNDRAVVDALVALAFGASLISIFARLGGGIFTKAADVGADLVGKVEAGIPEDDPRNPAVIADNVGDNVGDCAGMAADLFETYVVTVGATMVLIALLVKGVTDAGLFLNLMSLPLLIGGVCVITSIIGTYFVRLGGGTNVMGAMYKGFLVTAILSVPAIWFAISTALGGMEVNVGGFTGRTLFYCSLLGLIVTGLIIWITEYYTGTNYRPVRSIAKASETGHGTNVIQGLAISLESTALPTLVICAGIIIAFQLAGVIGIAFAATAMLALAGMVVALDAYGPVTDNAGGIAEMAGLDESVREKTDLLDAVGNTTKAVTKGYAIGSAGLAALVLFAAYTTDLREFFPELQVNFSLENPYVIVGLLLGALLPYLFGAMGMTAVGRAAGEVVKDVRDQFANDPGIMTYASKPNYARTVDLVTKAAIKEMIIPSLLPVLAPIAVYFIITAVAGQAEGFAALGALLLGVIVGGLFVAISMTSGGGAWDNAKKYIEDGNHGGKGSEAHKAAVTGDTVGDPYKDTAGPAVNPMIKITNIVALLLLAALAHGGM; encoded by the coding sequence ATGTCTCTGACAGTAATCGCAATATTATGCGGGTTACTGGCCGTTGTGTACGGCTTTGTAACCAGCCGTCAGGTGCTAAGCGCATCTGCCGGCAATGAAAAAATGCAGGAAATCGCTGCCGCCATTCAAGAAGGTGCACAGGCTTATCTAGGCCGTCAATATCGCACGATTGCTATCGTCGGTGTCGTCGTGGCGATCTTGGTAGCGCTGTTTTTAGGCGTTATTCCAACCATCGGCTTTGTTATCGGCGCCGTGCTTTCGGGTGTTGCAGGCTATATCGGGATGAATATCTCGGTTCGTGCCAACGTTCGCACCGCTGCTGCTGCACAGACCGGCTTGCAAGCTGGGTTGACCATGGCGTTTCGCGCTGGGGCCATTACCGGTATGCTTGTCGCTGGTCTGGCTTTGCTCGCAATCGCCGTATTCTTTTGGTATCTGACCGATATTCGCGGGTTTGCACCAAATGACCGTGCCGTTGTCGATGCGCTTGTCGCATTGGCCTTCGGTGCATCGCTTATTTCGATCTTCGCTCGTCTAGGCGGTGGTATCTTTACCAAAGCTGCAGACGTCGGCGCAGACCTTGTTGGCAAGGTGGAAGCCGGAATTCCGGAAGATGATCCACGCAACCCGGCCGTTATTGCCGACAATGTGGGCGACAATGTCGGCGATTGCGCCGGTATGGCCGCTGACTTGTTCGAAACCTATGTGGTGACCGTTGGCGCGACCATGGTGCTGATCGCTCTGCTGGTGAAGGGCGTGACCGATGCCGGTCTGTTCCTCAACCTAATGAGCCTTCCGCTCCTGATTGGTGGCGTCTGCGTGATTACCTCGATCATCGGAACCTACTTCGTCCGTCTGGGCGGTGGCACCAATGTTATGGGCGCGATGTATAAGGGCTTCCTTGTCACGGCGATCTTGTCGGTACCCGCGATATGGTTCGCCATCAGCACCGCTTTGGGCGGCATGGAAGTGAACGTCGGCGGCTTTACCGGTCGTACCTTGTTCTACTGCTCGCTGCTCGGCCTGATCGTAACCGGTCTGATTATCTGGATCACCGAATACTACACCGGGACCAATTATCGTCCGGTCCGTTCCATTGCAAAAGCTTCGGAAACGGGGCACGGCACGAACGTGATCCAAGGTCTGGCGATCAGCCTTGAATCGACAGCTTTGCCAACACTCGTCATCTGCGCCGGTATCATTATCGCGTTCCAGCTGGCCGGTGTGATCGGTATCGCGTTTGCCGCAACCGCGATGCTGGCCTTGGCTGGTATGGTTGTGGCGCTGGACGCATATGGTCCGGTGACCGACAACGCAGGTGGTATTGCCGAAATGGCAGGTCTGGATGAATCGGTTCGTGAAAAGACCGATCTTCTGGATGCTGTGGGCAACACCACCAAGGCAGTGACCAAGGGCTATGCCATTGGTTCTGCAGGTCTGGCAGCGCTGGTTCTCTTCGCGGCCTACACCACCGACTTGCGGGAATTCTTCCCGGAATTGCAGGTCAATTTCAGCCTTGAAAACCCCTATGTCATCGTCGGGCTGCTACTCGGCGCGCTTCTGCCGTACCTTTTTGGTGCGATGGGCATGACCGCTGTGGGCCGTGCTGCTGGTGAAGTGGTGAAGGACGTTCGTGACCAGTTTGCGAACGATCCGGGCATTATGACCTACGCGTCGAAGCCCAACTATGCTCGCACGGTTGACCTTGTAACCAAGGCCGCCATCAAGGAAATGATCATCCCGTCGTTGCTGCCGGTTTTGGCACCAATTGCGGTATATTTCATCATTACCGCGGTTGCTGGTCAAGCCGAAGGCTTTGCCGCACTTGGAGCGCTCCTTCTGGGTGTTATCGTAGGCGGCCTTTTTGTCGCCATCTCGATGACTTCGGGCGGTGGTGCCTGGGACAATGCCAAGAAATATATCGAAGACGGCAATCATGGCGGTAAAGGTTCGGAAGCCCACAAGGCAGCCGTAACCGGCGACACGGTCGGCGATCCCTACAAGGACACTGCCGGCCCTGCTGTGAACCCGATGATCAAGATCACGAATATCGTGGCCTTGCTCCTCCTCGCCGCATTGGCGCACGGCGGAATGTAA
- the hisD gene encoding histidinol dehydrogenase, with product MRRLDSSTKGFAEAFDVLVNDRRETDSDVSSIVEQTIRNVRARGDVTLLEMTRRFDGFDLNKEGWQVDASTCRAAFDGLAPDLRDALNLAAKRIEAYHKAQLPKDRDYTDKAGVRLGARWSAVDAAGVYVPGGRAAYPSSVLMNAIPAKVAGVERLVMVTPTPGGEVNPTVMAAAHLAGVDEIWRVGGAQAIAALAYGTDRIRPVDVITGPGNAWVAEAKRQLYGVVGIDMVAGPSEIVVVADAKNKAEWIAADLLSQAEHDPTSQSILFTDNAAFADKVALAVDAQIAGLATGAVAKQSWSANGAIIVVKNLEDAMPLVNRLAAEHLELAVDDDRAEALFDLVRHAGSVFLGRMTPEAIGDYIAGPNHVLPTGRRARFSSGLSVLDFMKRTSFIALDAQSIKAIGPAAATLADAEGLPAHAASVRKRL from the coding sequence GTGCGGCGGCTTGATTCTTCGACCAAGGGCTTCGCTGAAGCTTTTGACGTACTGGTCAACGATCGGCGCGAAACCGATTCCGATGTGTCGAGCATCGTCGAGCAGACCATCCGTAATGTGCGCGCACGCGGCGATGTGACGCTGCTGGAAATGACCCGACGCTTTGACGGGTTCGATTTGAACAAGGAAGGCTGGCAAGTCGATGCCAGCACGTGCAGGGCCGCATTTGACGGCCTCGCCCCCGATTTGCGTGACGCTCTGAATCTGGCGGCCAAGCGTATTGAAGCATATCATAAGGCACAATTGCCCAAAGACCGCGATTATACAGACAAGGCGGGCGTTCGTCTTGGTGCGCGCTGGTCGGCTGTGGATGCAGCGGGTGTCTATGTGCCCGGTGGCCGTGCGGCCTATCCGTCCTCGGTTTTAATGAACGCCATTCCTGCCAAGGTCGCGGGTGTCGAACGCCTTGTCATGGTTACACCAACGCCTGGTGGCGAGGTGAATCCAACGGTAATGGCGGCAGCGCATTTGGCTGGCGTCGATGAGATATGGCGCGTTGGCGGAGCGCAGGCGATTGCCGCGCTTGCCTATGGAACGGACCGGATCCGGCCTGTCGACGTGATCACCGGTCCTGGTAATGCCTGGGTTGCTGAGGCGAAACGTCAGTTATATGGCGTGGTCGGCATCGATATGGTCGCCGGACCTTCCGAAATTGTGGTTGTCGCGGATGCCAAAAATAAAGCTGAATGGATTGCGGCTGATCTGCTCAGCCAGGCAGAGCATGATCCGACCAGCCAATCGATCCTATTCACCGATAACGCAGCCTTTGCAGATAAGGTTGCCTTGGCGGTCGATGCTCAAATTGCCGGATTGGCAACCGGTGCAGTGGCGAAGCAAAGCTGGTCGGCCAATGGCGCGATCATCGTTGTCAAAAATCTTGAAGATGCAATGCCGCTCGTGAACCGGTTGGCGGCCGAGCATCTTGAACTTGCCGTCGATGACGACCGCGCCGAAGCGCTTTTTGATCTCGTCCGCCATGCAGGATCGGTTTTTCTCGGGCGTATGACACCTGAAGCGATCGGCGACTATATTGCAGGCCCTAACCATGTTCTACCGACGGGTCGCCGTGCACGCTTTTCATCTGGACTATCTGTGCTCGACTTTATGAAGCGCACCAGTTTTATCGCGCTCGATGCGCAATCCATTAAAGCCATTGGACCGGCAGCCGCAACCTTGGCCGATGCCGAAGGCTTGCCCGCACACGCCGCAAGCGTCAGGAAAAGATTATGA
- a CDS encoding BolA family protein, translated as MKKGPAQLEMEQLLTAAFSPTLLVVTNDSAKHHGHSGDDGSGESHFTIEVQSEAFSGIGRVMRQRMVNKALGDIPGTRVHALAIKATAPDD; from the coding sequence ATGAAAAAAGGACCTGCACAATTGGAAATGGAGCAGCTGCTGACCGCAGCGTTCTCACCCACACTCCTTGTCGTGACGAACGATAGCGCGAAGCATCACGGCCACAGCGGGGACGATGGGTCAGGAGAATCGCATTTTACGATTGAAGTTCAAAGTGAAGCATTTTCCGGGATTGGCCGGGTTATGCGACAGAGAATGGTCAATAAGGCATTGGGGGATATTCCGGGCACACGTGTGCACGCCCTTGCGATCAAAGCGACGGCGCCTGACGATTGA
- the hisG gene encoding ATP phosphoribosyltransferase has translation MTERIIFAIPKGRILDEALPLMQSAGIEPESAFFDDSSRALLFATNSPNMSIIRVRAFDVATFVAHGAAHIGIVGSDVIDEFDYSELYAPVDLGIGRCRISVAMPSGVDEAANGGHIRVATKYPTTTSRYYQARGIQAECVKLNGAMELAPSLGLAGRIVDLVSSGKTLAENGLVETDIISQVSARLIVNRAAYKMMSGTLPALVERFRLLSGERAAA, from the coding sequence GTGACCGAACGCATCATCTTTGCAATCCCCAAGGGACGGATTTTGGACGAAGCGCTGCCGCTGATGCAGAGCGCAGGTATCGAGCCGGAATCTGCCTTTTTTGACGATAGCAGCCGGGCGCTGCTTTTCGCTACGAATAGCCCGAATATGAGCATCATTCGCGTGCGCGCTTTTGACGTCGCGACCTTTGTTGCACATGGTGCGGCGCATATCGGTATTGTCGGTTCGGATGTGATAGACGAGTTCGATTACTCCGAACTTTATGCTCCCGTTGATCTGGGCATCGGTCGCTGCCGAATATCGGTAGCAATGCCCTCGGGTGTGGACGAAGCTGCCAACGGTGGGCATATACGCGTAGCGACCAAATATCCGACCACGACAAGCCGTTATTACCAGGCGCGGGGCATTCAGGCCGAATGTGTGAAACTGAACGGAGCGATGGAGCTTGCGCCTTCGCTCGGACTTGCAGGACGGATTGTCGACCTTGTATCGTCGGGCAAGACCTTGGCTGAAAACGGCCTAGTTGAAACAGATATCATTTCACAGGTGTCCGCCCGGCTGATAGTCAACAGGGCTGCTTACAAGATGATGAGCGGGACTTTGCCCGCATTAGTTGAACGCTTCCGGTTACTGTCAGGCGAACGTGCGGCGGCTTGA
- a CDS encoding pirin family protein, with amino-acid sequence MLTITPTTHDLGAFEVRRTLPSKARTMVGPFIFVDQFGPAHFDIGAGMDVRPHPHINLATVTYLFEGAIDHRDSLGTFATIRPGALNLMTAGRGIVHSERTPSPERSTGSPISGMQTWLALPDGKEEIDPAFEHIAKENLPLVETDNVSARVIMGSLWGATAPTTQHAETIYADILMNAGATIPIDAEADERAILVALGHASLDGEALEPRSLYVLQPGQPMTLRADSDCRVMLLGGEGFATPRHVWWNFVSSSRDRINQAKSDWKAGNFPLVPGDDKESIPIPEVPLTRSS; translated from the coding sequence ATGCTGACAATCACACCGACCACCCACGATCTTGGTGCTTTTGAAGTCCGCCGAACACTGCCGAGCAAAGCGCGCACGATGGTTGGACCCTTCATCTTCGTCGACCAATTCGGGCCTGCGCACTTCGATATCGGTGCCGGGATGGATGTACGTCCGCATCCGCATATCAATCTGGCAACGGTTACTTATCTGTTCGAAGGGGCGATTGATCACCGGGACAGCTTAGGCACATTTGCTACTATTCGCCCGGGTGCGCTCAATCTCATGACGGCGGGCAGAGGAATTGTGCACAGCGAGCGTACCCCATCACCCGAACGCTCCACCGGATCGCCCATCTCGGGAATGCAAACATGGCTGGCCTTGCCTGATGGCAAGGAGGAAATTGATCCGGCCTTTGAGCATATAGCCAAAGAAAATTTGCCCCTCGTGGAGACTGACAATGTGTCAGCGCGGGTTATCATGGGGTCTCTTTGGGGTGCAACGGCACCCACGACCCAGCATGCCGAAACGATTTACGCAGACATTTTGATGAACGCGGGCGCGACGATTCCTATCGATGCTGAAGCGGACGAGCGTGCTATTCTGGTCGCTCTGGGACATGCCAGCCTCGACGGTGAAGCCTTGGAGCCGCGCAGTCTGTATGTTTTGCAGCCGGGCCAGCCGATGACTTTGCGCGCGGACAGCGATTGCCGCGTAATGCTTTTAGGCGGCGAAGGTTTTGCCACTCCGCGGCATGTGTGGTGGAATTTTGTGTCGTCGTCACGCGACAGGATCAATCAAGCCAAATCCGACTGGAAAGCCGGTAACTTCCCGCTTGTTCCCGGTGACGATAAGGAATCCATTCCTATTCCTGAAGTTCCCTTGACCAGAAGCAGCTGA
- a CDS encoding alpha/beta fold hydrolase encodes MTELSHRRLSLSTGIEMDAYTAGDPSNPAIIFLHGFPESHRTWRHQIGAFSDRFYCIAPDQRGYRGTSKPQDVDAYTADKLTADIFALADALEVQNFIIAGHDWGGAIAWSVALNGQAGGFNPAWAGRVTRAIIANAPHPYLFQRLMITDMTQRAASQYIRAFRDPANDALVREKGLTGLLLETIKWDKPSAMEPSERAALLADWEDRDACFGMLNWYRASALYVPAMDEDAELPAFAAGAFPQLTIPTLVVWAMDDLALPASNIEGIEKLVPAVEIEPVYDCGHFVIWEKPEAVNAAMERFLA; translated from the coding sequence ATGACCGAACTCTCCCACCGCCGTCTTTCTTTGTCGACGGGCATAGAAATGGATGCCTATACCGCAGGCGATCCGTCAAACCCGGCGATTATATTTCTTCATGGTTTCCCCGAATCGCATCGTACATGGCGGCATCAAATTGGGGCCTTTTCGGACCGGTTTTACTGTATTGCGCCGGACCAACGCGGCTATCGTGGCACCTCCAAACCGCAGGACGTTGATGCCTATACTGCCGATAAGTTGACTGCAGACATATTCGCATTGGCAGACGCGCTAGAGGTGCAGAACTTTATCATTGCAGGGCACGACTGGGGCGGTGCCATTGCATGGAGTGTCGCGCTTAACGGTCAAGCAGGTGGGTTTAATCCTGCGTGGGCCGGTAGGGTGACGCGGGCGATTATTGCCAACGCGCCGCATCCCTATCTGTTTCAGCGATTGATGATCACGGACATGACCCAGCGCGCTGCAAGTCAGTATATCCGAGCTTTCCGGGACCCCGCCAACGACGCGCTGGTGCGTGAAAAAGGACTGACGGGGCTTCTGCTCGAGACCATTAAATGGGATAAGCCCAGCGCTATGGAGCCTAGCGAACGCGCGGCCTTGCTTGCGGATTGGGAAGACAGGGATGCGTGTTTCGGCATGCTCAATTGGTATCGTGCATCTGCACTTTATGTTCCGGCAATGGATGAAGATGCGGAATTGCCGGCTTTCGCCGCTGGGGCATTTCCGCAATTGACTATCCCGACCCTAGTGGTGTGGGCGATGGACGACCTTGCCTTGCCCGCGAGCAATATAGAGGGGATTGAAAAACTTGTTCCCGCTGTTGAGATCGAGCCCGTTTACGATTGCGGCCATTTCGTAATTTGGGAAAAACCCGAGGCGGTTAATGCCGCAATGGAACGGTTTTTAGCTTAA
- the nusB gene encoding transcription antitermination factor NusB, protein MKSRNSKSRSAARLAAVQALYQMDMEKVGLARLLDEFHAHRLGAEIEDAQYAEAEVDFFDDVVAGVNARRAEIDALIDGKLGEMWKMGRLDKTMLQILRCGTYELIARADIPTGAVIDEYMDVAHAFFDKKDAKFVNGLLDAVAKDVRG, encoded by the coding sequence ATGAAATCCCGCAATTCAAAATCCCGCTCGGCTGCGCGTCTGGCTGCTGTGCAAGCACTTTATCAAATGGATATGGAAAAAGTGGGGTTGGCCCGCCTGCTCGACGAATTCCATGCGCACCGTCTAGGGGCCGAGATCGAAGACGCGCAATATGCGGAGGCCGAGGTCGATTTTTTCGATGATGTCGTGGCTGGCGTAAACGCACGGCGCGCGGAAATCGATGCTTTGATTGACGGCAAGTTGGGCGAAATGTGGAAGATGGGTCGGCTCGACAAGACGATGCTGCAAATTTTGCGTTGCGGCACCTATGAGCTGATTGCCCGCGCCGACATCCCCACGGGTGCGGTTATCGATGAATATATGGATGTTGCACATGCCTTTTTCGACAAGAAGGATGCAAAGTTCGTCAACGGCTTACTCGACGCGGTCGCAAAAGACGTTCGCGGATAA
- a CDS encoding J domain-containing protein, whose amino-acid sequence MASDRSHDRFHGRVRGSRRPCNYPGCNETGEFRAPNPYGQAASPNGPGDYQYLCLDHVREFNAGYNWFDGMTMEEILEAQSPLNVWPSETRAFRATAGADSPPKWADFKDPLDAISARFRERMPKERADGQILSPQDRSALKTLGLGVDADRRALRSAYSEKVRAYHPDKNGGNRSYEKALQDVIAAYTHLKTSPAFI is encoded by the coding sequence ATGGCTTCCGATCGATCGCACGACAGATTCCACGGCCGCGTGCGCGGGTCACGCCGCCCTTGTAACTATCCTGGCTGTAACGAAACCGGCGAATTTCGCGCGCCAAACCCATATGGACAAGCTGCATCGCCCAACGGCCCGGGCGACTATCAATATCTCTGCCTCGACCATGTTCGCGAATTTAACGCAGGCTACAACTGGTTTGACGGAATGACGATGGAGGAGATTTTGGAGGCACAAAGCCCGCTTAATGTCTGGCCGTCCGAAACGCGGGCATTCCGCGCAACTGCCGGAGCCGATTCGCCACCCAAATGGGCCGACTTCAAAGACCCTCTTGATGCCATTTCCGCTCGTTTTCGCGAACGCATGCCGAAGGAGCGCGCCGATGGCCAGATACTCTCCCCGCAAGACCGAAGCGCGCTAAAGACGCTAGGGCTTGGCGTAGATGCCGACAGGCGTGCATTGCGTTCAGCCTATTCCGAAAAGGTGCGTGCCTATCACCCTGACAAAAATGGCGGGAACAGGTCTTATGAAAAGGCTTTGCAAGACGTGATTGCGGCCTATACGCACCTTAAAACATCTCCTGCTTTCATTTGA